A window of the Salegentibacter mishustinae genome harbors these coding sequences:
- a CDS encoding alpha/beta fold hydrolase: MLQELCLKDFENSAGTVQDIYLSFQQFGQNPDTAPVVLINHALTGNSQITGKLGWWTNIVGPGKCIDTEKFSILAFNIPGNGFNGKKEHLIDNYKEFTLADIAKIQALALQQLKIEKLFAIIGGSIGGALAWELAALKPDLAENIMPIATDYKATDWVLANCKVQEQILNNSKEPVKDARMHAMTFYRTPQSLSKKFNRTKEEVKPCYKVEGWLQYHGDKLEERFQLASYKLMNHLLTTIDISKGSENYLETAKKIEGNIHIVTVNSDWFFLADENWDTYVNLSLVKNNVSIHEIRSIHGHDAFLIEAAQLARFLKPVFGSINKEAETRAKLETEIFNTQANGNWAVSNSRVGI; the protein is encoded by the coding sequence ATGCTACAGGAACTCTGTTTAAAAGATTTTGAAAATTCTGCGGGAACGGTTCAGGATATCTATTTAAGCTTTCAGCAATTTGGGCAAAATCCGGATACTGCACCGGTGGTTTTAATAAATCACGCGCTTACCGGGAATTCCCAAATTACAGGAAAATTAGGTTGGTGGACTAATATTGTTGGCCCCGGAAAATGTATAGATACCGAAAAATTCAGCATCCTGGCTTTTAATATTCCGGGGAATGGTTTTAACGGAAAAAAGGAACATTTAATTGATAATTATAAAGAATTTACGCTTGCAGATATAGCTAAAATTCAGGCACTGGCACTTCAGCAATTAAAAATTGAAAAGCTTTTTGCAATAATTGGAGGTTCCATAGGTGGAGCTTTAGCCTGGGAACTCGCGGCTCTTAAACCTGATTTAGCTGAAAATATTATGCCCATCGCAACAGATTATAAAGCAACCGATTGGGTGTTGGCAAATTGTAAAGTACAGGAGCAAATTCTAAATAATTCCAAAGAGCCGGTAAAAGATGCGAGAATGCACGCGATGACTTTCTACCGCACGCCACAATCTTTAAGTAAGAAATTTAATCGTACAAAAGAAGAAGTAAAACCTTGTTATAAAGTAGAAGGCTGGTTGCAATATCACGGAGATAAACTGGAAGAGCGTTTTCAGCTCGCTTCTTATAAGTTGATGAATCATTTGCTAACCACTATAGATATTAGCAAAGGCAGCGAAAACTACCTGGAAACGGCAAAAAAAATAGAGGGAAACATCCACATTGTTACGGTGAATTCCGATTGGTTTTTTCTGGCCGATGAAAATTGGGATACTTATGTAAACCTTTCGCTGGTAAAAAATAATGTGAGTATTCACGAAATACGATCAATTCACGGGCACGATGCTTTTTTAATTGAAGCTGCACAACTGGCCAGGTTTTTAAAACCAGTATTCGGTAGCATTAATAAAGAAGCTGAAACCAGAG
- a CDS encoding O-acetylhomoserine aminocarboxypropyltransferase/cysteine synthase family protein, with protein sequence MSTQKFSTNALHAGHDTKANGGTRAVPIYQTTSYVFNNSDHAANLFSLAEPGYIYTRLNNPTNDILEQRLASLEGGIAAVVTASGTAAINTTLLTLLKAGDHIVASSSLYGGTYNLLSVTLPRFGITTTFVDPEYPENFKKAAKENTRAVFVESLGNPKLDVLDLKAISAEANALKVPFIVDNTVATPSLLKPIEHGADIVIESLTKYISGNGTSLGGAIIDAGNFNWANGKFPEFTEPSPGYHGLVYHEALKEAAFIAKVRIEGLRDHGAALSPYNAFQILQGLETLDIRIKQHSENALNLAKWLEQQEEVKWVNYPGLESSKYNKLAKEYLPKGQSGVVTFGVEGGFESAKVVADETKLFSLVANIGDTKSLIIHPASTTHQQLDEKQQATTGVTQDLIRLSVGLEDVEDLKTDLKEAFAKIHKKALV encoded by the coding sequence ATGAGTACTCAAAAATTTTCAACAAACGCATTACACGCCGGTCACGATACTAAAGCTAACGGAGGAACAAGAGCGGTACCTATTTACCAAACAACTTCTTATGTTTTTAATAATTCAGATCACGCTGCCAATCTTTTCTCACTTGCAGAACCTGGTTATATCTACACTCGTTTGAATAATCCTACTAACGATATTTTGGAACAACGCCTTGCTTCACTGGAAGGTGGAATTGCTGCGGTAGTAACCGCATCAGGAACTGCGGCCATTAATACTACGCTTCTCACGCTATTAAAAGCCGGAGACCATATTGTTGCTTCCAGTAGTTTATACGGTGGAACTTACAATTTGCTAAGTGTAACGCTACCTAGATTTGGAATCACCACTACTTTTGTAGACCCCGAATATCCTGAAAACTTTAAAAAGGCTGCAAAAGAAAATACACGTGCAGTTTTTGTAGAATCGCTGGGAAATCCAAAGCTGGACGTCTTAGATCTAAAAGCAATTTCTGCCGAAGCAAATGCGCTTAAAGTTCCTTTTATAGTGGATAATACCGTTGCCACACCTTCTTTGCTAAAACCTATAGAGCACGGCGCCGATATTGTTATTGAATCCCTTACTAAATATATAAGCGGAAATGGTACTTCGCTTGGTGGAGCCATCATAGATGCCGGGAATTTTAACTGGGCGAATGGCAAGTTCCCTGAATTCACAGAACCTTCACCGGGCTACCACGGACTTGTTTACCACGAAGCTTTAAAAGAAGCAGCATTTATTGCCAAGGTTAGAATTGAAGGGCTTCGTGATCACGGTGCGGCTCTAAGTCCTTATAACGCATTTCAAATCTTACAAGGTTTAGAAACTCTAGACATCAGGATAAAGCAGCATAGCGAAAATGCCTTAAATCTTGCGAAATGGCTAGAACAGCAGGAAGAAGTAAAATGGGTTAATTATCCCGGTTTAGAAAGCAGTAAGTATAATAAACTTGCCAAAGAATATCTCCCAAAAGGCCAAAGTGGCGTAGTAACTTTTGGAGTTGAAGGTGGCTTTGAATCGGCTAAAGTTGTAGCCGATGAAACAAAACTTTTCTCACTCGTTGCTAATATTGGTGATACGAAATCCCTGATTATTCACCCTGCGAGCACTACGCATCAGCAGCTGGACGAAAAGCAACAAGCTACTACCGGAGTTACACAAGATCTTATTCGCCTTTCGGTAGGCCTTGAAGATGTGGAAGATCTAAAAACAGATCTAAAAGAGGCTTTTGCCAAAATTCATAAAAAAGCATTGGTATAA
- the metK gene encoding methionine adenosyltransferase — translation MAYLFTSESVSEGHPDKIADQISDTLLDNFLAFDENSKVACETLVTTGQVVLAGEVRSDTYIDVQNIAREVINEIGYTKGAYKFSGDSCGVISLIHEQSQEIYQGVDRENKEEQGAGDQGMMFGYATNETENYMPLALDISHKILIELAKLRREGKDIPYLRPDSKSQVTIEYSDDNVPQKIVAIVVSTQHDEFDENDDEMLKKIKKDILEILIPRVKEQLPEYVQKLFNDDITYHINPTGKFVIGGPHGDAGLTGRKIIVDTYGGKGAHGGGAFSGKDPSKVDRSAAYASRHVAKNLVAAGLADEVLVQVSYAIGVVEPTSISVETYGTAKVDMKDGEIAKKVAQIFDMRPWAIEDRLKLRNPIYRETAAYGHMGKEPRTVTKIFKSPYSGEVKKEVELFTWEKLDYVDKVKEAFKL, via the coding sequence ATGGCTTATTTATTTACTTCAGAAAGTGTATCTGAAGGACACCCAGATAAAATCGCAGATCAGATTAGCGATACTTTACTAGATAATTTCCTTGCTTTTGATGAAAATTCTAAAGTTGCCTGTGAAACATTGGTTACTACAGGCCAGGTGGTTCTTGCCGGCGAAGTTAGAAGCGACACTTATATTGATGTACAAAATATTGCCCGCGAAGTAATAAACGAGATTGGTTATACCAAAGGAGCTTATAAGTTTAGTGGTGATTCTTGTGGCGTGATCTCTTTAATTCACGAACAATCCCAGGAAATTTACCAGGGTGTAGATCGGGAAAACAAAGAAGAACAGGGCGCCGGAGACCAGGGTATGATGTTTGGTTATGCCACCAACGAGACCGAAAATTATATGCCCCTGGCACTAGATATTTCTCACAAAATCCTTATTGAATTGGCAAAATTAAGGCGTGAAGGTAAGGATATCCCCTATTTACGTCCCGATTCTAAAAGCCAGGTGACCATAGAATATAGTGACGATAATGTTCCGCAAAAAATTGTGGCCATTGTGGTTTCTACCCAGCATGATGAGTTTGATGAGAATGATGATGAAATGCTGAAAAAGATCAAGAAAGACATTCTTGAAATTCTTATTCCACGAGTAAAGGAACAGTTACCTGAATATGTTCAGAAACTATTTAACGATGATATTACGTATCATATAAACCCAACCGGAAAGTTTGTTATTGGTGGGCCTCACGGCGATGCCGGACTTACAGGAAGAAAAATTATCGTAGACACCTACGGTGGTAAAGGTGCTCACGGTGGTGGTGCATTCTCAGGAAAAGACCCCAGTAAAGTTGATAGATCTGCCGCTTACGCATCGCGGCACGTTGCCAAAAACCTTGTTGCAGCAGGCCTTGCAGATGAAGTTTTAGTGCAGGTTTCTTATGCGATTGGGGTGGTGGAACCTACTTCTATTTCAGTAGAAACTTATGGGACCGCAAAAGTAGATATGAAGGATGGGGAAATTGCTAAAAAAGTAGCCCAAATATTTGATATGCGCCCCTGGGCCATTGAAGACAGGTTGAAACTGAGAAATCCTATCTATCGGGAAACTGCAGCCTACGGCCATATGGGCAAAGAACCAAGAACGGTAACTAAAATCTTTAAAAGTCCTTATTCCGGAGAGGTAAAAAAAGAAGTGGAATTGTTTACCTGGGAAAAACTGGATTATGTAGATAAAGTGAAGGAAGCTTTTAAGCTTTAA